The candidate division KSB1 bacterium genome includes a window with the following:
- a CDS encoding phenylacetic acid degradation b — MAQDQVYEVFARKTHKETLQHVGSLNASDDELAKVYAWTMYDEENWVEMCVIPRKSVIPVTHDSKIPLWGN; from the coding sequence ATGGCTCAAGATCAGGTTTATGAAGTATTTGCCCGCAAGACGCACAAAGAAACGCTTCAACATGTCGGCAGCTTAAATGCCTCCGATGACGAACTCGCCAAAGTGTACGCCTGGACCATGTATGACGAAGAAAATTGGGTGGAGATGTGTGTCATCCCGCGAAAATCCGTAATTCCAGTTACCCATGATAGTAAAATTCCTCTCTGGGGGAATTAA
- a CDS encoding phenylacetate-CoA oxygenase subunit PaaI translates to MTDTQKKKIFESTEGMTPECKEALRYLLLACADTKLLLGYHYGEWTFGPPEIEAAVACCSLCQSELGHVRLLHALLTKHYKDNPEKLVESAKPEEFANISYLDNEIKSWPDIVAANYLVDLAVTTLLFSMKNSTFKPLHMSLEKMLDEERYHIHHGQGWFRTLAKKSPETKQAIQESAQSALVKVVEWFGPPDSEYDRVLVRAGIKSENNSEILDKYLSELGNLAASLEVDLGLSKANGTWQLNTTFDWNNWDPKTRRLSKTGPDEEILYHLRGSKNKVFKLS, encoded by the coding sequence ATGACTGATACCCAAAAAAAGAAAATCTTTGAATCAACCGAAGGCATGACTCCCGAATGCAAGGAAGCTCTCAGGTATCTTCTTTTAGCCTGCGCCGATACCAAGCTGCTTTTAGGATATCATTACGGTGAGTGGACCTTCGGACCACCGGAAATTGAGGCCGCGGTTGCCTGTTGCTCCTTATGCCAGTCCGAGTTAGGACACGTCCGCCTTCTGCATGCACTTTTAACCAAGCACTATAAGGATAATCCTGAAAAATTAGTCGAGTCCGCTAAACCTGAAGAATTCGCCAACATCTCTTACCTTGATAATGAAATAAAAAGCTGGCCGGACATTGTTGCCGCTAATTATCTCGTTGACCTGGCGGTGACCACGTTACTCTTCTCAATGAAAAACTCTACTTTTAAACCTCTGCACATGAGCCTGGAAAAGATGCTCGATGAGGAAAGGTACCACATTCATCATGGCCAGGGCTGGTTCAGAACGTTGGCAAAAAAAAGCCCCGAAACAAAACAAGCGATCCAGGAAAGCGCCCAAAGTGCGCTGGTTAAAGTTGTGGAGTGGTTTGGGCCGCCGGATTCAGAATACGACCGGGTTCTGGTACGAGCCGGAATTAAGTCCGAAAACAACTCAGAAATTTTAGATAAATACCTTTCGGAGTTAGGAAATTTGGCTGCTAGTTTGGAAGTTGATCTCGGCCTGTCAAAGGCCAATGGAACCTGGCAGCTGAACACGACCTTTGATTGGAATAACTGGGATCCTAAAACTCGCCGTCTAAGCAAAACAGGCCCTGACGAAGAAATCCTCTATCATCTTCGTGGCAGCAAGAACAAAGTTTTTAAACTAAGTTAA